Genomic DNA from Nonomuraea rubra:
GGCCGCTGCGACGGGTCCTTCGACAGGCAGGCCGCCACCAGGTCGCCCAGCAGCCCCTCCATCTTCCCGAGCTCCGGCTCCTCGTTCAGGATCCGGTTCATCACCACGGGAATGGAGTCGGCCCCGAACGCGGGCTTGCCGGTCGCGGCGAACACCATCGTGACGCCCCAGGCGAACACGTCGGCCGCCTCCGAAACCTGCGCCCCGCTGAGCTGCTCGGGCGCCAGGTACGACGGCGTCCCCATGGCCATCCCGGTGGCCGTGGCGCCGGGGGAGTCCAGGGCGCGGGCGATGCCGAAGTCGATCACGACGGGACCCTCGGGCCCCATCAGCACGTTCGCGGGCTTGAAGTCGCGATGCAGGATCCCGGCCCGGTGGATGGCCGCCAGGGCGGTCGCCGTACTGATCGCCAGCCGCTCCAGGGCCGCACCCCGCCGCGGCCCCTCGTTGATGACCAGCTCGCGCAGGGACGGCCCCGGCACGAACTCGCTGACGATGTACGGCCGGCTCCCGTCCAGGTCGGCGTGGAGCACCGGAGCGGTGCAGAACCGGGCGACGCGCTGCGCCACCGCCACCTCGCGCAGGAAGCGCGTCCTGGCGTCGGCGTCCGCCACGAGGGCGTTGTGCAGCAGCTTGACCGCGACCTGTTCCCCGGAGTCGCTCTTGCCCAGATAAACAACGCCCTGGCCGCCCTCGCCGAGCCGGGCGACGATGTCATACGCCCCCAGCCGCCGCGGATCGTCCGCCGCCAACGGCTGGAACTGATTCACGTCGGACCCCCATCACAACCCAATAGATGAGGCAAAACGCTACCAGCGTGACCCTTGAGGCGTCTGCCGGACCTGTCAGAAGTTTCGTGTTTTGACGAAGAAAGTCAGGCTTCCGTCGCAGGTCGTGTGTGCCGGGACGCCCAAGGTCACGGCTTGGTGAAGGCAAGATCCAGTTGTCCGCGGTCAGATCGCCTTGCCGGGATTGAGGAGGCCGAGGGGGTCGAACACGGCCTTGATCCCCCGCTGGAGCTCGCCCGCGACCGGCCCCGACTCCAGCTCCAGCCAGCGCCGCTTGAGCAGCCCCACGCCGTGCTCCCCGGTGAGCGTGCCGCCGAGCTCCAGCGCGTCCTTGAACACCTCGTCCGCCGCGGCCCACACCTCGGGCGGCGGCTCCACGGTGCCGTGCTCGAAGATGAAGACCGGGTGCAGGTTGCCATCGCCGGCGTGCGCCACCGTGGCGATCCGCACCCCGTGCCGCTCCGCCGCCGCCTCGATCCGGCCGATCATCTCGGCCAGCGCCGAACGCGGCACGCACACGTCCTCGACCAGGCAGGCGCCCTGCCGCTCCTTGGCCCCGTACGCCAGCCGCCGCAGCCCGATCAGCTCGTCGGCCTCCTGCGGGCTGGAGGACACGGCGACGAACGAGGCGCCGTTCTCGGTGCAGATGCGCTCCATGCGCTCCACGGCGGCCTGGCTGTCGGCGGCGTCGGACTGGCCGATGAGCATGGCCTGCGTGCCGGGTTCGAGCCCGATGTTGCGCCACTCGTCGATGGCCTGCAGCGTCGCCCGGTCGAGCAGCTCCATCAGGGACGGCTGGCAGCCGGCCGCCATGATCGCCGACACGGCGGCACCCGCGTCCCGCAGCGAGGAGAAGTCGGCCGCGAACGTCGCCGGCGGCGCGGCCGGCGCGCGCCGCAACCGCACCGTGGCGGCGGTGATCACGCCGAGCGTGCCTTCCGAGCCGACGAACAGCCCGGTCAGGTCGTAGCCGGTGACGCCCTTCATCGTGCGCCGCCCGGTGTTCAGCACCCGGCCGTCGGCCAGCACGACCTCGAGACCGAGCGCCGAGTCCCTGGTCACGCCGTACTTCACGCAGCGCAGCCCGCCGGCGTTGGTGGCCAGGTTCCCGCCGATGGTGGAGATCTCGTACGAGGACGGGTCCGGCGCGTACATCAGCCCGTGCTCCCTGGCGGCCTTGTCCAGGTCGGCGGTGATGACGCCGGGCTCGACGACGGCGATCTCGTCGGCGGGGGAGAGCTCCCTGATCGCGGTCATCCTGGCCAGCGAGAGGATGACCGAGCCGTCGCCGGCCACCGACGCGCCGGCCAGGCCGGTGCCGCCGCCGCGCGGCACCACCGGCACCCGGTGCTCGGTGGCCCACCTCATGGTGGTCACCACGTCGTCGCGGGAGGTGGCGAGCACGACGGCGAGCGGCTTGCCGGGCTCCAGGAACGTGCGGTCGCGGGCGTAGGAGTCGATCACGTCGGGGTCGGTCAGAACGCGGGCATCGGACAGAGCGTTCACCAGGGCATCAATCGGTCTCACACCTTGCACCCTATGGTTTGCGCCTTGCGTTCCTTACGGCCAGACTGCCCGGGTGAAAGTCGGGTGCCCGGTGTGTTTGGAGACTGACCAGGTTGTCGCGGTTCCTGGAGCGGTGGCCGCCGGGACCACGTACAAGATCGGGCGGGTCAGGTTACCGGGCACGCGGGAGGTCGCGGACCTGCCCACACAGGCGGCGCTGGGCGCGTCGAAGCACGTCATGAGCCGCACGCAGCTCGCGGTGTGGCTGTCGTTCCCCAGCCGCCACTACACGCCCTGGGCCAGGAACCAGGGGTACGTGCTGCTGCTGGTCGCGGCCCTGGTGCATCTCGTCGTGTCCCTGGTGATCGCGATGGGGCAGGACCCGAACTGGGGCGAGGTGCTGCTGGCGCCGTTCTGCCTGACGGGCCTGTTCTGGGGGTTCGGCCTGCTGAACGTGCTCGGTGCGCACGGCGCCCGCAAGCGCGACACGCTGGAGGCCCCGGCCAGGGAGAAGGCCCTGGCCGTGTGGGAGGCCCTGTACTACTGCGCCCGCGACAACGTCGCCTTCGAGCCGGGCGTCGGCGTCACGTTCCACCCGAGCGAGACGCGCGAGTACATCTTCGGCTTCAGGAACGGCGGCGGCCCCCGCCCCTGAGGGGGCGAGGGCCGCGGGCGGTCAGCCCTGCTCTTCCGCGACCAGGCGGACGCAGACGGCCAGGCCGTTGATGGCCTGCTCCAGCTCCTCCAGGCCGGGGAAGGTCGGCGCGATCCTGATCGTGCGGTCGTCGGGGTCCTGGCCGTACGGGTGCGTGGCGCCGGCGGGCGTCAGCGCGATGCCGGCCGCCTTGGCCTTGGCCACCACCTCGGCGGCGTGCGGCACCTCCAGGCTGATGAAGTAGCCGCCCCTGGGGCTCGTCCAGGTGGCCAGGTCGCCGAGCCGCTCGGTCAGCACCTTGTCGACCAGCTCGAACTTCGGCCCGATCAGCTCGGCGTGCCGCCGCATGTGCGCGGCCACGCCGGCGCCGTCACGCAGGAACTCCACGTGGCGGAGCTGGTTGAGCTTGTCCGGGCCGATGGACTGCTTCGAGGTGTTGTGCAGGAACCACGTGACGTTGGCCGGGGAGCCGCCGAAGAAGGAGACGCCGGAGCCGGCCAGCGTCACCTTCGAGGTGGAGGCGTAGACGAACACCCGGTCGGCGTTGCCGTGCCCGGCGGCCAGGGCCAGCACGTCGGCCAGCTCGTCGGGGGTGTCGGTGAGGTGGTGCACCGCGTACGCGTTGTCCCAGAAGATCCGGAAGTCGGGCGCGGCCGTCTCCATGGCGGCCAGCCTGCGCACGGTCTCGTCGCTGTAGGTGAGGCCGGACGGGTTGCTGTACTTCGGCACGCACCACATGCCCTTGACGCTCGCGTCCTCGGCCACCAGGCGCTCGACGACGTCCATGTCGGGGCCGTCCGCGTTCATCGGGACGGGGACCATCTTGATCCCGAACCGCTCGCAGATCGTGAAATGCCGGTCATAGCCGGGGACGGGGCACAGGAACGTGATCTCCGGCTCCTCCACCCACCGGCGCGCGGCGCCCGGCACCGGGGTGAGCAGCGCGTGCACCACGGTGTCGTGCATCATGGCCAGGCTGGAGTTGCCCCCGACGACGAGCTGCTCCGCCGGCACCTGCACCAGCGGCGCGAACAGCTCGCGCAGCTCCGCCAGGCCCTGCAGGTTGCCGTAGTTACGGCCGTCGGTGCCGTCGGCGGCCCTGTACGACGTGGGCAGTTTCAGCAGATCGTTGGAGAGGTCGAGCTGGCGCGGCGACGGCTTTCCCCGGGTGAGGTCGAGCGAGAGCCCTCGCTGGACGAGGTCGGCGTAGTCACTCTGGGCGGTCACGAGCATCTCCTCCGATTCTGTGTGGCCTACGAAGGATAGAAGATGTCACCAGGTAGGCCGGTATGTATCCGGAATGTGGACCCCCGGGGTCAAAGCTTTCGCGGGCGAATAACAAAGAACGCCTAGCCGAGCGGCGATCGTTGGCGTGGAATGGGTAGATCGGGGCAGGCACAACTCCGCGTCGGAGGGAGCAGCCGTGACGACCGTTCGAGAGACCTCGATCGAGCAGGTCAGGCGCCGTCGCACCGGGACCGTCATCGCATCCTGGCTGTCGACGACCGACCACAAGGTCATCGGGTACCTCTACCTGATCACCTCGTTCGGGTTCTTCCTCGTCGCCGGCGTCATGGCCATGTTCATCAGGGCCGAGCTCGCCACCCCCGGCATGCAGGTCGTCAGCCAGCAGCAGTACAACCAGCTCTTCACCATCCACGGCACGGTGATGCTGCTGCTGTTCGCCACCCCGCTGTTCGCCGGGTTCGCGAACGTGGTGATGCCGCTGCAGATCGGCGCGCCCGACGTGGCGTTCCCGCGGCTGAACGCGGTGGCGTACTGGCTGTTCCTGTTCGGCGGGCTGATGGTGCTGGCCGGGTTCTTCACGCCCGGCGGCGCGGCCGACTTCGGCTGGTTCGCGTACACGCCGCTGTCGTCATCGATCTACTCGCCGCAGGTCGGCGCGGACCTGTGGATCATGGGCCTGGCCCTGTCAGGCCTCGGTACGATCCTCGGCGCGGTCAACTTCATCACCACGATCATCGGCATGCGGGCGCCCGGCATGACCATGTTCCGGATGCCGCTGTTCACCTGGAACGTGCTGCTGACCAGCATGCTCGTGCTGATGGCGTTCCCCGTGCTGGCCGCGGCGCTGCTGGTGCTGGAGTCGGACCGCAAGCTCGGCACGCAGGTCTTCCTGTCCGACAACGGCGGGCCGCTGCTCTGGCAGCACCTGTTCTGGTTCTTCGGCCATCCCGAGGTCTACATCATCGCGCTGCCGTTCTTCGGGATCATCACCGAGGTCATCCCGGTCTTCAGCCGCAAACCGATCTTCGGCTACATGAGCCTGGTCGGGGCCACGATCGCGATCGCCGGGCTGTCGATGACGGTGTGGGCGCACCACATGTTCCCCACCGGGCAGGTGCTGCTGCCGTTCTTCTCGTTCATGACGTTCCTCATCGCGGTGCCGACCGGGGTGAAGTTCTTCAACTGGATCGGCACGATGTGGCGCGGCCACCTCACCTTCGAGTCGCCCATGCTGTTCGCCGTGGGCTTCCTGGTGACGTTCCTGCTCGGCGGGCTCACCGGGATCATCCTGGCCTCGCCGCCGCTCGACTTCCACATCACCGACACCTACTTCGTCGTCGCCCACTTCCACTACGTGGTCTTCGGCACCGTCGTCTTCGCCATGTTCGCCGGGTTCTACTTCTGGTGGCCCAAGATGACCGGCCGCATGCTCGACGACCGGCTCGGCAAGGTGCACTTCTGGACGCTGTTCATCGGCTTCCACACCACGTTCCTCATCCAGCACGTGCTCGGGCAGCTCGGCATGCCCAGGCGCTACGCCGACTACGGCGTGGCCGACGGCTTCACGGCGCTCAACCAGATCTCCTCGGTCGGGGCGTTCCTGCTCGGCGCCTCGACGCTGCCGTTCCTCTACAACGTCTGGAAGACCGCCAGGCACGCGCCCAAGGTCACCCTCGACGACCCCTGGGGCTACGGCAACTCCCTGGAATGGGCGACGAGCTGCCCGCCGCCGCGCCACAACTTCACCTTCATGCCCCCGATCCGCTCCGAACGGCCGGCCTTCGACCTGCACTACCCGCTCGAGAAGCCCGGCGAGCAGGCCGGCGAGCAGTCCGGCGGCGAACGCGACGACGCCCCGGAGCTGCCGCCGCGCCAGGACTCGCCCGGCTGACCCCCACCATGATGTTTCGCCTATCTAGGGAGATCGGCGATGACAGGCACGAAGATTCCCTTCGACCCCGAGACGGCCCCCTGCGGGAAGAAGTCCGGAGGTGATCGCCTCGTCGACGACGACGGCTACGGCCTGGTCATCCGCGACCAGCTCTTCGACTGCGGCTGCCGCCGCATCCGGCACGAGTACCACGACGGCAGCATCCACCTGTCGGCCATCCGCCACGACGGCAAACGGGTGAAGGACCAGATCCAGCCAGACCACGGAAAGTGACGTCAATGATCGATGTGCTCATCGTCGGAGGAGGCGGAGCCGGGCTGCGGGCGGCCGTCGCGGTCGCCGAGACGGATCCTGCGCTCAAGGTGGCGGTCGTGTCGAAGGTCTACCCGATGCGCAGCCACACCGTCTCCGCCGAGGGCGGCGCCGCCGCGGTGATCGGCGTCGGCGACACGCTCGACGAGCACTGCTACGACACGATCTCCGGCGGCGACTGGCTCTGCGACCAGGACGCGGTGGAGGCGTTCGTGGCCGAGGCGCCCAGGGAGCTGATCCAGCTCGAACACTGGGGCTGCCCGTGGAGCCGCGAGAGCGACGGCCGCGTGGCGGTGCGGCCGTTCGGCGGCATGAAGAAGATGCGCACCTGGTACGCGGCCGACAAGACCGGCTTCCACCTGCTGCACACGCTCTTCCAGACGACCCTGAAATATCAGGACATCATCAGGTACGACGAGTGGTTCGTCACCAAGCTCGTCGTCGACGACGGCCGCGTCCACGGCGTCGTGGCCGTGGAGATGCGGACCGGCCGCATCGAGACCATCCCGGCCAGGACCGTCATCCTGGCCACCGGCGGCTGCGGCAAGGTCTTCCCCTTCACCACCAACGCCGCCATCAAGACCGGCGACGGCATGGCCCTGGCCTACCGGGAGGGCGCGCCGCTGAAGGACATGGAGTTCGTCCAGTACCACCCGACCGGCCTGCCGTTCACCGGCATCCTCATCACCGAGGCGGCCAGGGCCGAGGGCGGCTGGCTGATCAACAAGGACGGTTACCGCTACCTCCAGGACTACGACCTGGGCAAGCCCACCCCTACGCCGAAGCTGCGCAGCATGGAGCTGGGCCCGCGCGACCGGCTGTCGCAGGCGTTCGTGCACGAGCAGCACAAGGGCCGCACGGTGGACACCCCGTACGGGCCCGTCGTCTACCTGGACCTGCGCCACCTGGGCGAGGGCAAGATCGACGCCCGGATCCCGTTCGTGCGCGAGCTGTGCCGCAGCTACCAGAACCTCGACCCGGCCACCGACCTCATCCCGGTGCGCCCGGTCGTGCACTACATGATGGGCGGCGTGCACACCGACCTCGACGGCGCCACCCCGATCGCGGGGCTGTTCGCGGCGGGGGAGACGGCGTGCGTGAGCATCAACGGCGCCAACCGGCTCGGCTCCAACTCGCTGCCCGAGATTCTCGTCTTCGGCCGCCGGGCGGGCCTCGCGGCGGCCGGGTTCGCCAGGGAGCACCGCGGGGGCGAGCCGCCTGCCGTACGGAGTCAGGGGGGTGACGAGCGGCGGCGGTTGGAGCGCGTGCGCGAGGGCAGCAGTCACGGTGAGCGGATCGCCGACCTGCGCGAGCAGATGCAGCACACGCTCGAAGGAGCCGCCGGCATCTACCGCACGGGCGACGAGCTGGCCAAGGCCGTGGACACGCTCGCGGACCTGCGCGAGCGGGCCGAGGAGGCACGTGTCGAGGACAGCAGCACCGCCTTCAACACCGAGCTGATCAACCTGCAGGAGCTGCAGAGCATGCTGGAGATCGCGCAGACGATCGTGGCCTGCGCGCTGAACAGGCAGGAGTCGCGCGGCGCGCACCAGCGCACCGACTTCTCCGCCAGGGACGACGAGGCGTTCCTGGCGCACTCGCTGGTGCACCGCGCGCCCGACGGCACGCCGTCGGTCGGCCTGCTGCCCGTGACGATCACCCGCTGGCCTCCGGGAGAAAGGGTTTACGGCCGTGACTGACACGACGGAAGCGGTACGGCAGGCGGCGGGCACGCGGACGATCCGGATGGACGTGGCCAGGTACCGGCCCGGGCAGGACGCCGAGCCGGTGTTCCAGGGCTACGACGTGCCGCTGATGAGCGACTGGGCCGTGCTCGACGGCCTCAACTACATCAAGGACCAGCTCGACGGCAGCCTGTCCTACCGCTGGTCGTGCCGGATGGGCGTGTGCGGCTCGTGCGGCATGACCGTCAACGGCGAGGCCCGGCTGACCTGCGGCACCTTCCTCACCGAGTACGGCGAGGGGCCGGTGCGGATCGAGCCGCTGAAGGGGTTCCCGGTGATCAGGGACCTGGTGGTGGACATCGACGACTTCCTGGCCAAGCTGTCGTCCGTGCGGCCCTGGCTGATCAGGGAGGGCGAGGACCTGCCGCTGACCGCCGAGTACGCCCAGACGCCCGAGCAGCTGGAGGCGTACAAGCAGTACAGCATGTGCATCAACTGCCTGCTGTGCTACTCGGCCTGCCCGGTCTACGTGCTCGACCCCGACTTCCTCGGCCCGGCGGCCATCGCGCTGGCCCAGCGCTACAACCTGGACTCGCGCGACATGGGCGACCGGTTCGACGTGCTCAGCCAGGACGACGCGGTGTGGGGGTGCACGTTCGTCGGCGAGTGCACCCGGGTCTGCCCCAAGCACGTGGACCCGGCCGAGGCGATCCAGCGTTACAAGCTGACCGCCGCCCTGCGTTCGGTGCTGCCGTGGAGCAAGCGGTGAAGGCCCGCGACAGGGTGACGCCGAGCGCCGCCGTACGGACCACCTCGGCCGCCTACCGGCCCCGGCGGGACAACCTGTGGTTCGCCCGCACCCGCAACTACACGATCTTCGTGCTGCGCGAGCTGACCAGCGTCTTCGTGGCCTGGTCGATGGTGTTCCTGCTGATGCTGGTCGGGGCGGTGCTCGGCGGCTCGCTGGACGAGTTCGCGGCGCTGGCCGCCCGGCCGTGGATGATCGCGATCAACGTGGTGGCGCTGGGCGCGACCGCGTTCCACTCGGTCACGTTCCTGAACCTCGCGCCCAAGGCCACCGTCGTGCGCCTGGACGGCTACCGGCTGCCCGCGTGGATGATCCAGGGCGGCAACCACTCGTTGTGGCTGCTCGTCTCCGCGGTCATCGCGTTCTTCGTGCTGAGGGGGTTCCGATGAGGCGGTCGCCGGAGCCGTACCTGTGGCTGCTGTTCAGCGGCGGGGGAGTGGTGGCGGCGCTGGTGGTGCCGGTGCTCGTGCTGCTGTTCGGGGTGCTCATGCCGCTCGGGATCGTGGACTGGCCCACCGCCGAGCACCTGCGCGGGCTGCTGGACAGCGTGCTCGTACGGCTCGCGCTGGTCGTGGTGGTGGTGCTGTGTCTCTTCCACGCCGCGCACCGGATCCGTCACACGAGTGAGGAACTGCTCGGCATCGCCAGATTCGACCTGGTGGTGGCAGCCCTTTGTTACGGCGGGGCTATTGCGGGCGGGATCGCCGCAGTGATGTTGATGTTCTGAAATGTCGTAGTTTGATCACGTTTCAACAACGTACTTTACGTTCGGTTGACGTACCCCTTAGCGTCCGGCATTGCACACCCTATGGCCATGCGCCCGGCGACCCCGGGCAGAGAGGGTTCCTGGTGCCACGTTCTAAGCGCCTGTTAGCAACGATCCCGGCGGTCGCCCTCCTTGGCGCCGCCCTGTCCACGCCGCCGGCAGCCGCGACGTCCGTCGCGAACTACCAGCCCACGGCCTCGGACTACTACATCAACTACGCTCCTCCGGCGGTCCCCGAGGACACGAAGGAGCCGGCGCTCGAGGACGCGAGGTCGCGCTCGCTGACTCCCGCGCAGAAGTTCGACAGGAAGTTCAACAGCGGCAACCCGGTGACCGGCCGCATTCTCGCCGCCCGCGAGGAGCAGGCCATGAGGACGGGCCGAAACCCCGCTGAATGGATCTTCAAGAACACCAAGCAGACCCGCACGGCCAAGCTCCTGACCGTCCTGGTCGAGTTCAACGAGCAGGCCAACGACGACTTCTCCGGCTTCAACCGGCTGCGCAGCACCCAGAGCGGGTCGGACGACTGCGTCGTCGAGCCCCCGGGCACGCTGCTGAACGGCCCGCTGCACAACCAGATCCCGGACCCGGCCACGCTGCCGCACAAGGACAACAACTCCTTCTGGGTCAAGGACTTCAGCACCGAGCACTTCAACAAGATGCTCTACACCGACAAGGGCATCACCGAGCGCGTCCGCCCCGACCTGAAGGACCCGCGCGACGGCAAGCCCGGCATCGACATCTCCGGCTTCACGATGAAGAAGATGTACGAGGAGATGTCCAAGGGCGCCTACTCCGTCACCGGCTCGGCCGTCGGCTGGATCAAGGTCCCGCACTCCGAGGCCTGGTACGGCGCCGCCGCCTGCGGCAACCCGCCCCAGGACATGTCCGGCCACCCCGACAACCCGCTCGGCGCCCAGCAGCTCCCGATCGACACGGTGAACGCGCTGGCCCAGGCCCAGCCGGACTTCCCGTGGGCCGACTACGACGTCGAGGACATCTCCGACGCCGACGGTGACGGCAACTTCGCCGAGCCCGACGGCGTGATCGACCACCTCGTGCTCGTGCACGCGGGCAAGGACAAGTCCTCCGACGGCGGCGCCCAGGGCACCTACGCCATCTGGGCCCACTCCAGCGCGGTGGCCGGCGGCTACAAGATCCCCGGCACCGACAAGAAGATCTCCAACTACATCGTGCAGCCCGAGGACTCCGGCGTCGGCGTCTTCGCCCACGAGTACGGCCACGACCTCGGCCTGCCCGACCTGTACGACACCTCGGGCGTCGCCAGCTCCGCCGTGGACTTCTGGGACCTGATGTCCAGCGGCTCCCACTCCGGCCCGATCTTCCAGTCCATGCCGACCCACATGGGTCTGTGGGACAAGTGGGTGCTCGGCTGGGCGAACCCGAAGACGTTCAACCCCGGTGACGCCTCCAGGCTCGTCACCGTCGGCCAGACGTCCCGCACGCCCAAGCTCACCCAGGACGGCATCCGGGTCAACCTGGCCTCCACGCCGCTGAAGATGATCGACGTGCACAGCGGCTCGAACGCCTGGTGGAGCGGCCTCGACCAGGACTGGGCCAACCTCAGCCTGCAGCGCGACCTGCCCGTCCCCGCCGGCACCGATCTCAAGCTGTGGATGTGGAACAACTACGAGATCGAGCAGGACTGGGACTTCGGCTTCGTCGAGGTCTCGACCGACGGCGGCGAGACGTGGACCCAGCAGAAGGTCTACGACGAGGCCGGCAACGAGGTCACCACGCCGGACGACTACCCGGACCCGTACAAGAACCTCAAGACCTTCGGCAACAAGAAGTACGGCCTCACCGGTGACACCGGCGGCGCCTGGCGGCACGACTACGTGAACCTGGCGCCGTTCGCCGGGCAGACGATCAAGCTGCGGCTGGCGTACAACACCGACGCCGCCTACCAGATGCGCGGCTGGCACGTGGACGACTTCGAGCTCACCAACGGCGGCACCGCCGTGTGGAGCGACGACGTCGAGACCGACACGGGCTGGAGGCCCGTGCACGGCACGTTCACCAACACCAGCGGCACCGGCTGGGCCCGCAACAACGGCGAGCGCCAGATCGAGCGCTTCTACCTCGCCGAGTGGCGCAACTTCGACGGCTTCGACAAGGGCCTGCAGTACACCTACGACACCGACTACCTCCGTGACGGGGCGTGGAAGGTGCAGAAGGTGAAGTACAACGCGCCTGGCCTGCTCGTCTGGTACCGCGACTCGACGTTCATCAACAACAACATCAACGACACCCTCAGGCAGCCGCCGAGCCTCGGCCCGAAGGGCAGCCTGCTCGTCGTCGACTCCCACTTCGAGCCGCTGCGCCGGACCGGCGTCGCCGCCGAGAAGGACCCGACGCCGCAGAAGAACCTGCAAGGCCGGGTGCAGACCTCCAACGCCGCGTTCGGGTTCGGCAGGACGTACCCGTTCAAGGAGTGCCTGGAGGCGGCGGACGAGCCGTTCAGCGAGTACTGCACGGACTTCCCCGCGCAGAAGGGCGTCTCCACCTTCACCGACGCGAAGACCTGGTACCCGGGGATCGAGCTGATCGACGGCGGCCTGTACTTCCGGGACGCCGACGCCTCGGTGGTCGTGCCGTCGAAGGGCGACCAGACGTACACCACCCGCGTGGTGCACCAGGACGGCACCCCCGCCACCGAGCTGTACGGCCAGGTGGCCGCCGGCTCCGTGCTCGGCACCGGCAACCCCGGTGACGAGGGCAAGGCGCTGGGCGTGCAGTTCAAGCTCGTGAGCCCGCTGCCCGGGAACCTGGGCGCGATCGTTCACGTGGTTCCCCCGAAGAAGTAATCGTTCAGGGGGCCACCGGTAACCCCGTGGCCCCCTATGATCGGTCGCGTCCAGCGATCGATCTCAGGTCGCGAGTCTTTGCACCTACGATTGATGACCATGAGCGAACTGCGCACCAAAGATGAGCACACCGAGGCGATCCGGCGGGATCGCCGGGTGGCGGTGGTGGTGAACACTCGCTCGCGCCGAGGCCGCCGCCACTACTTCGAGGTGATCGAGCAGATCCACAACCTCGGCTTCGAGCCGCTGGCTGAGCTGTCGGTCTACAACACCAAGAAGCTGCGCGACCTGCTCGACACCGCCCTGGCCACCGACCCCGACCTGCTCATCGTCGGCGGTGGCGACGGCACCCTGTCGACGGCCGTGCGCCACGTCGCCCACCGCGACGTGGCGCTCGGCGTGCTGCCGCTGGGCACCACCAACAACTTCGCCCGCAGCCTCGGCCTGCCGCTCGACCTGGCGGGGGCGATCAGGGTGTTCGCCACCGGCAAGGTGGCCGACATCGACCTGGGCATGGCCGACGACCGGCCGTTCGCGAACCTGGCCAGCTTCGGCGTCTCCGTCGAGGTGGCCGGCAAGGTCAAGCCGTGGCTCAAGCGCATCGTGGGCCGCCCGGCCTATCCGCTCACCGCCCTGACGATCCTGCCGAACCACCGGGCGTTCCGCGCCTTCATCACCGTGGAGGGGCAGCGGCACGAGCTGCTCACCCACCAGCTCAACATCGCCAACGGCCGCTTCCACGGCGGCTGGCAGGTGGCCAGGGACATCAGCATCGACAACGGCATGCTGGTGGCCTACCAGCTCGGCTCCGGCAAGAAGCTTCGCCTGCTCGGCGAGACCCTGCTGCGGGCGACCACGGGCCGCTGGCGCAGCCTGGCGGGCGGGCCGTTCGTGGTGGGCAGGGAGA
This window encodes:
- a CDS encoding immune inhibitor A domain-containing protein — encoded protein: MPRSKRLLATIPAVALLGAALSTPPAAATSVANYQPTASDYYINYAPPAVPEDTKEPALEDARSRSLTPAQKFDRKFNSGNPVTGRILAAREEQAMRTGRNPAEWIFKNTKQTRTAKLLTVLVEFNEQANDDFSGFNRLRSTQSGSDDCVVEPPGTLLNGPLHNQIPDPATLPHKDNNSFWVKDFSTEHFNKMLYTDKGITERVRPDLKDPRDGKPGIDISGFTMKKMYEEMSKGAYSVTGSAVGWIKVPHSEAWYGAAACGNPPQDMSGHPDNPLGAQQLPIDTVNALAQAQPDFPWADYDVEDISDADGDGNFAEPDGVIDHLVLVHAGKDKSSDGGAQGTYAIWAHSSAVAGGYKIPGTDKKISNYIVQPEDSGVGVFAHEYGHDLGLPDLYDTSGVASSAVDFWDLMSSGSHSGPIFQSMPTHMGLWDKWVLGWANPKTFNPGDASRLVTVGQTSRTPKLTQDGIRVNLASTPLKMIDVHSGSNAWWSGLDQDWANLSLQRDLPVPAGTDLKLWMWNNYEIEQDWDFGFVEVSTDGGETWTQQKVYDEAGNEVTTPDDYPDPYKNLKTFGNKKYGLTGDTGGAWRHDYVNLAPFAGQTIKLRLAYNTDAAYQMRGWHVDDFELTNGGTAVWSDDVETDTGWRPVHGTFTNTSGTGWARNNGERQIERFYLAEWRNFDGFDKGLQYTYDTDYLRDGAWKVQKVKYNAPGLLVWYRDSTFINNNINDTLRQPPSLGPKGSLLVVDSHFEPLRRTGVAAEKDPTPQKNLQGRVQTSNAAFGFGRTYPFKECLEAADEPFSEYCTDFPAQKGVSTFTDAKTWYPGIELIDGGLYFRDADASVVVPSKGDQTYTTRVVHQDGTPATELYGQVAAGSVLGTGNPGDEGKALGVQFKLVSPLPGNLGAIVHVVPPKK
- a CDS encoding diacylglycerol/lipid kinase family protein; protein product: MSELRTKDEHTEAIRRDRRVAVVVNTRSRRGRRHYFEVIEQIHNLGFEPLAELSVYNTKKLRDLLDTALATDPDLLIVGGGDGTLSTAVRHVAHRDVALGVLPLGTTNNFARSLGLPLDLAGAIRVFATGKVADIDLGMADDRPFANLASFGVSVEVAGKVKPWLKRIVGRPAYPLTALTILPNHRAFRAFITVEGQRHELLTHQLNIANGRFHGGWQVARDISIDNGMLVAYQLGSGKKLRLLGETLLRATTGRWRSLAGGPFVVGREMLLETDPPMAADVDGEVRLRTPIRLRVVPNGVRVMVPAAFEDR